The Pyxidicoccus sp. MSG2 DNA segment CCGCGTCAGCAGGGTGACGAGCCGGTCTGTCTCGCCATAGTCCATGGTGGACAGCACCAGTGCGTCATCGTCGTAGCGCTCCATGGGGTGGATTCAACGCGCAAGCGGGGAGGGAAGCTTCCCGCTCAGCACGAGGAACAGGTACACGCCCAGCAGCAGGGCCACCACCAGCACCGTCAACCCCACGTACGCCCGCTTGCGCCGCTCCTGCTCGAGCTGCACCGGCGAAGGCGCCGGCACCGACTTGTCCACCTCCTCGTAGCGGAGCACCGCCTCCTCGGGGGACATGCCGATGACGCTCGCGTACGCCTTGATGTAGTTCACCACGAAGATGCGCGAGGGCAGCCGCTCCACCTGCCCGGCCTCCAGGGCCGAGATGAGGGTGGGAGGAATCTTCGTCTCCCGCGCGACGTCATCGCGCGAGAGTCCCCGAAGCTCTCTCTGCTGGCTGAGGTACTTGCCGAATTCGACGTGGTCCACGGGTGTCCAGATAGCCAACCGGCTAGAGCTTTTCCAGCAACCTCCGGCAGTCATCCTTCAGCTGTTGTTCAGCGGGCTTTGCCTTGGCCTCGCAACCGGCGAAGGCCTGCTTCGCCGCGTCCACCTGGCCCTGCTTCGCCTGACACACGCCGTCGCGCAGGTACGCGTCCGCCACGTCCGGGCAGCTCTCCCGGTACCGGGAGAACTGGCGGCACGCCTCGTCCGTGCGCCCCGTCTCGTCGTAGATGAACCCCAGATTCCTATAGCCCAGGCAGAACGAGGGGTTTGTCGTCACCGCCGCCTTGATGCTCTCCAGCGCACGGGCCGTGTCGCCCTTCTTGTACCAGGCCCAGCCCATGTTGCCCTGGGCGATGTAGGGCGTCGGGTAGAGCATGTCGTTGAGGACCTGCTCGTAGAGCTTGATGGCCTCGTCATAGCGGCCCTGGTCCAGGTGCACGTTGGCCAGGTTGGTGCGCGCCTCGGAGAAGGTCGGCCGGACTTTCAGGGCGCGCTCGTAGTGCGCCACGGCCTCCTCCGGCCGGCGGAACGACAGGTGCAGCAGGATGCCCATCGCGTTGTTGGCTTCCGGGTAGTCCGGGTCGTTCTCCAGCGACAGCTTCAGCTCGCGCACGGCGTCCTGCATGTTGCCCAGCTGCTGCGCCTGGATGGCCAGGTCGTAGTGGATCTCCGCGCTCCGGCGCTCCTTCTCCGTGGGAGTGTGGGCACAGCCGGCGGACACCAGCAGGAGCGCGAGCGAGCAGGACGCGAGGGCGAGGCGGGACATGGGGCGTTGGATTCTCTCGGCGGGAGGGGGGAAACGAGGGGGCTTCAGAAGGCGGCGAGGAAGCGGCCCAGGGTGGTGGTGACGTTCTTCTTCTCCTCGGCGCGCGCCACCACGGCGGGCACGAGCTTCGGTTCCTTGAAGAACACGGGCAGCGTCTTGAGCCACTCATCCTGCTGCGTGGGCGGCGCGGCGCGCCAGTTGGCGTCGTCCATCATGAAGCCGAGCGACTCCACGAAGGCCAGCGCGTCGCCTTCGTCCTCTCGGTACTCGTCGCCCGTCGTGTTGCGCCGGCCGGACAGGTACACGGCGCAGTCGGCGGCCTCGGCCAGGTAGAGGTACACGAAGACGGCTGCGGCGCCCTGCCCTCCACGGATGCCCACGACGAACGCCTGCGCCGGCCCGGCCTGCTTGCCCGGAATCGCCACGTGCGGCGTGTTGAGGGAGATGTGCAGCGCGAGGACCTGCTCCCGCGTGGCAGGCAGGCCCCGGTAGCGCTCGTCGAGGTTGAACACGGTGGTGTCTCCGTTGCCCTTGAGCCCGCGGCCTTCAGCGCGTGGTGAGGGTGAACTCTTTCGTGACGTCCTGGGAGTCCGCGGCCGTCGTCTGGAAGCGGATGAGGGGGTTGTCGATCATCACATTCCCTCCGCCCTCGTTCCCTTCACCGATGATGACCCGGAACACGTGGTTGGGCGAATTGCTGCGCCGGCTTCCCGAGCCGACCTTCCGTGCAATCAGCGTCACGTTGTTCGTCCCGGGCTCGAGGTTGCGGGTGATGTCGGTCACCACCTGGTCCTCGTTGCCGCGCAGCTTCCGCAGCCACTTGGAGTTGACGTACACGTCGATGTCGTACTCCGTCATCCCCGGCACCGTCTGCTCCGTCACCAGGTAGTAGCGCTGGGTGATGCGCCCGGGCACCACGGGCGCGGGGGCCGCCACCGGAGCCGGAGCAACCGGGGCACCCGCGACGGGAGCCGCTGCGGGAGCCGGAGGCTGCGCCGTGGGCGCCGTCGCCTGGGGCGCGGGAGTCACGGGCGCCGGAGGCGCGGGCGGAGTCACCGTCGTCACCCGGGCGGCGTAGCCGGGCGCGTCGATGTAGATGTTGCCGGCCTCGTCGATGCGGACGGTGGCCTTCTCGAACTTCGTGTTGGTGACGCCGTCAATCTTCACGCCGTTGAGGAAGACGGAGCCGGCGAGGGCCCCCATGGGGGCCAGGGCCAGCACGGCGGCGAGAGCGGCGCTCGGAAGCAGGCGATTCATGCGGGTCTCTCCTGTGAATCTCCAACAGTCCCGGGCACTTGCAACGCTTAGCGCACCCCGGGGGACGGGACAAGGCGCGCGTGCACCCGGATTGGAGCGGCCGAGCCGCCCGGAGATTCACCCGCCCGTCAGGGGGCCGGCTGCACGGGCTCCGCGGGCAGCTCCCGCTGCGCCAGGGACCAGTCGCCGCCCAGGCCGTGGCCCTCGCGGAAGCGCCGGAAGTCCCGCCGCACCAGCCGGGGATAGCGCCGGAAGCGATCCAACTCGCCCTCCTTGATGGCGGTGCGGATGCGGGTGGGCCCGGCGTTGTAGGCCATGAGGGCCAGGTCCAGGTCCCCGCCGAAGCGCTCCTGCAGGGAGTGCAGGTAGCGGATGCCCAGCCGCACGCAGAGGGCGGGGTCCGCCGTCACTTCCTCGCGCGACAGGCGCAGGCCCTCCTTCTCCGCCAGGAAGTGCAGCGTGCTGGGCTTGATCTGCATCAGCCCCTTCGCGCCCTTCTCGGAGATGGCCTCCTCCTCGAAGTCGGACTCCACGTCGATGAGGGCCAGGATGAGCAGCGGGTCATACCCCGTGCTCCGGGCCTCCTCGGCGATGGCCTGCCCCAGCTGCCGCCGCAGGGTGAGCCCCAGGTCCGGGGCCCGTCGCGCCAGCACCGCGTCGATGAGCCCGCCCTCGGGGGGCGTGGCTTCCGCCGCCACCACCTCCGGCACCACCGGCTGCACGGGCCGCTGGTCCAGCAGCGGCACCAGCCGCGCGGACACGACGAGCGCCAGCCCCGCCAGGAGCGGGAGCCGGGAGCAGCCAGAGCTGAGGGCGTGGAGATGCTCGAAGAGCCGCGTTCCGAAAGACCTCCCGCCCGAGAGGGCGGGGGCTTTCACTTGCGCTGCTCCAGTTCCTGGATGCGCTCGGCGAGCTTGTCCAATCGCGCGCCGAACGACGCCAGCTCCTCACGACGAGGCAGCTTCAG contains these protein-coding regions:
- a CDS encoding lytic transglycosylase domain-containing protein; this translates as MKAPALSGGRSFGTRLFEHLHALSSGCSRLPLLAGLALVVSARLVPLLDQRPVQPVVPEVVAAEATPPEGGLIDAVLARRAPDLGLTLRRQLGQAIAEEARSTGYDPLLILALIDVESDFEEEAISEKGAKGLMQIKPSTLHFLAEKEGLRLSREEVTADPALCVRLGIRYLHSLQERFGGDLDLALMAYNAGPTRIRTAIKEGELDRFRRYPRLVRRDFRRFREGHGLGGDWSLAQRELPAEPVQPAP
- the tgl gene encoding social motility TPR repeat lipoprotein Tgl, encoding MSRLALASCSLALLLVSAGCAHTPTEKERRSAEIHYDLAIQAQQLGNMQDAVRELKLSLENDPDYPEANNAMGILLHLSFRRPEEAVAHYERALKVRPTFSEARTNLANVHLDQGRYDEAIKLYEQVLNDMLYPTPYIAQGNMGWAWYKKGDTARALESIKAAVTTNPSFCLGYRNLGFIYDETGRTDEACRQFSRYRESCPDVADAYLRDGVCQAKQGQVDAAKQAFAGCEAKAKPAEQQLKDDCRRLLEKL
- a CDS encoding helix-turn-helix domain-containing protein; its protein translation is MDHVEFGKYLSQQRELRGLSRDDVARETKIPPTLISALEAGQVERLPSRIFVVNYIKAYASVIGMSPEEAVLRYEEVDKSVPAPSPVQLEQERRKRAYVGLTVLVVALLLGVYLFLVLSGKLPSPLAR
- a CDS encoding social motility and stimulation tgl protein; protein product: MFNLDERYRGLPATREQVLALHISLNTPHVAIPGKQAGPAQAFVVGIRGGQGAAAVFVYLYLAEAADCAVYLSGRRNTTGDEYREDEGDALAFVESLGFMMDDANWRAAPPTQQDEWLKTLPVFFKEPKLVPAVVARAEEKKNVTTTLGRFLAAF